The Coccidioides posadasii str. Silveira chromosome 2, complete sequence genomic interval GAACATCTGGGATTCCTGCTTGAACTTTCTCAGAAAATCTTATAGCACAGTTGCTGTGTGTTGCTTGCATTGgctggccttttttttttttttttttttttttttttttggttctcttttgctgTGCATATGCAATATCTGTGACGTGCTGCAAGGAAGTTGATCTGCCCCGGGACCCTGGCGAGCTTTCATCATGTCGACATTTGTTGCACTGAATGTCGAGCCCGCTGAAGATATCGAGGATGTTGATGATACCAAAGAAATCCAGATAGAGGAGGCCCTCAAATTATACCAAAATGCCCTGAAGCTCCATTCCCAGGGGCCTGAATACTACGACCAAGCTCAGGAGGCCTACAACGCCCTCTTTGAATCCGAAATATTCAAATACCCAGAGGCTACTTCTGAATACAAGAGAGATCAAATTCTAGGCTTGGATGATGACGACTTTTACTTTCCTGACGAGATAGCTGAAGGGGACTCGGCGCCGGACGCCATCAATACAACCTCCAGTGCTTTACCCCAGACAATATTTTTATCGTACAAAAATCATGCACAGTTCCTCTTAGATTACCTGAAAGTGTTGCTGGATAAACGAGAAAAGCAAGACGACATTCATGTATCAAATCAAATAAAGGAAGCTCTAGAGCATTTCGCAGAAGCTCTTGAACGGGACGAAACCGATATGGAGTTATGGAGGAAGAGCAGCCGAGTAGGAAGTGCTCTAAAAAGTCATCGGATTGCAAGATTTTGTTTGGAAAGTGTGCTTGAAGGAGATGGTTATGGGGTAGAGGACCGTCTTGGACAACCAGGGCTAGAGCAGGTTTTTGCTGCTAGAGACCTGCATGAAATCCTCAGAACCCTTCAGGATAAATTTTCCTCCGCACAACTTCCACTTAGGCAGCCTAGAAAGGGTATTTCTCGTCTTTTGGCAAAGCAGGCGGACCTATATCCATTCCTTCCCCGTCACTCGAAAGAAACCCGCAGCTGTTCGGCGCCCCACCAGTCCGATGGAAACAAAACCCGCCATCGTCTCGCTACCTCTGCGAGTAATACGTGGACAGATGTTGGGAGCGCCATTCTTCGAGCATTAGCAGAGGAGTCACAGACCGACGATTCGATCTGGTCACCCGTGACCCTACGGATTCAGCTCCCTAGAAATAGCTGCTTCGTTGAGCTTCCGATCATTCAACAGAATAAAATAGGCGACTTCACAGAGGTTCGATtggatgatgacgacgacaTAGAACTCCCAGATAGAGAGAGCGGAGAGCCGGTAACTACGGCAGAGAAGCCGAGCTCTAAAAGCCCCAAACGCGAATCGGATTTGGACGACGAACAAAGCACGGAGAAAAACACAGATGAAAATGCTAAGGATAGTAAGGACAAGGCCGAGCAAGCAAACGAGAAGAGTGCAGAACAGGACGGTGACGGATCCCTTACTCCACCTGCAGCTGACGCAAATGTCAAGGTCCATGGACCTCAATCTCGAAAGAGGTCCTCTACATCGGTTGGCAACGAAGAGCCCACAGATGGTGGAAGAGCAAAGAGTCGACGCATAAGGGCGCGTGAATCCATCGCCGAAGCGCAAGCCCATCAAGATGAAATCGTCTTCGACCAAACCAAATACTTCGAGGACCGCTTAGAACATTTTGCTCATGCCGACCAATGGATGTTCAGTACTAGCGGTGCACTCCTTTCAAAACTAGGCGTTGAGGAGCTTGGTACGATTGATGAAATGAGGCATGCCATCGACCAAACTGATGGACATACCTCCCCCCGTGGTTCGTTCCACGAGCCTAGCCTGGAATCAGTGAGTATGCGGGATCTCCGTGAGGCGATTGAGAATTGGTCCGGGGCACAGAATTTAAAAGATGATATTTTTACATCGCACGATGGTCTAGCAGGAGTTAAGCAATCCGGCCTGAATATTTTTCTCGAACGCTCTCGACAGGTTCAACCAGCTCTTAGTCAAAAAGAAAGCTCTTTTGATGATGAAGGGCTATCACAATTTGTGGAATCTGTTAATTCAGAAAATTTCCACCCCCAGAAAGTGGCATTCAAGTGGCTAGAATGCCATTTTACCTCCGATCTTTCATCCTCTTTAAACACCACCACTTCATCCAACCTCCAGCCAAGCTCAGCCTACGCGACTCAACGCTGGTCCGACAGAAAGAAATCCCTTATAAAGGATTTGATTGTCAGAAACGACGAGTTTACCTACAAACACTTTCTTTCCAGTGCCTGCGATTTCACCCAAACTTCCCCGGCTGGGAATGGGCCGTCGGCAGAAATGGCCCAAAGCCTCTATGAGCTTCACCTTGATATATTTGCATCCATGTGTTCGCCAAATAGCGATTCTGATGAATCCTACAAGGCACTGCAACGAGACCGACTCCGTCGTTGGGAGTCACTTGCGCGAAGACTGATAAATCACCGGGTAGAGATAGGTGATAAGAGCGACTTCCAAACCGGAAATATCTTGCGACATCTTTGGGCAACTATAATGAGCTTCAATTTGACAGCTGGAGCCGATCGCGAATATGTGCTAGCATGCCTCAATGATCTGAAAAGCGTCCTTACATCATTCGGTGAACCCGTGCTGACCTTGGTAAACAATGCCACTATGCCGGAGTTATCTATTTCGGCAGTTGAGCAAGAAATAGCAAGAATCAGCTCTATGGAGTTTTTCATGAAGGTGTTTGGCCCGGGAAAAGAAGACCCTGTGAGTCTAATCGAGAACATTGAGCCAATTCTAGACCCGTCAGCTATCGAACATCACCCATCCGAACTCGCCGAAGATCAGGTTACGAACTTGCTTCACGTTCCAGCAGAAATTCAACGAGCTCAAGATTTGGCTTTCTTCCTCGATCGTGGTGATGTAACGTTGAAGCTATTCCTTTGGCGGCGGCTCCAGAAAGCTTATGAGTCCATTCAATACCCAACCAAAGTCATTTCATGCTCACTCAGGAGCATCGAAATCATTGTTGGAGAGCTTGTAGCTCCTACATACCTCGAGTTACCAAGTAACCAACGCCAGGAAACCTTGCTGAGATGGCTTAATCGCGCGGACTATTTGATGCTTAATGTGATAGGAAAGATATTAGATGACCCTAAGAGCTCGTTCGAATGCATTGACATGAGCCACCTTCAATCGTCTATGTCTGCCATCGCGCGACTTTCAAGACTGCTACATTCATTCGTCCTCTACGAAGACTCTGTACGGATTGGCCAGACCAGTCCTCCAGAGATTCGGCCCGCAGCAGCCGCGAAAGCATACGACCATTATAAGGAGAAACTCCGTTCCATGCTGGTCAGGTCGTGGACTTTACAATACACTCTAATAAAAGAGGGTATTGCGCAGAATAAAGAACTGTTTGATATGCCCTCTGATGATTGTATCAATTATCTGCGCTCAGTCCATAACGCGCTCGGAATACGTTCATATTGCAGATACGCAAATAAAGTTCTCTTGAAGGTGATGAAGCAAGAGCTTCTAACCCTCGATGCAGAAGATAGCTATGAGTCAGACGTGGCGCAGGTGCTGTTCGATTATTACGGTCTCAAGTTCTCCCCAGAACTCGATATTTCCCTCGATCACGGCTGCCCCGTCGAGAAGTTGGACAGGTCTACGGCATTAATGATGGTAGATTTTGCCATGCTGCAGGCTAAGCGGATGAACATCAAAGACTTTTTAAGGTCAGACTTAAAGTCTACAATAGACACTATACAGATGTCTATAGGCTGGTCTGGTAGGATATATCCTGCTATCACCCAAAACAAGAGGATTATATCAGCGTTCCTGAAGTCTCCTATAAATCCTGCCATTCTGTACAGAGCAGTCCAAGGAGTAAGTGACGTATCGGTCATCCCTGTCCACACTGAGAGCTTCAGGTTGGCGGAAAACGGATGGTACTTCCTACTTGGGCTTGCAGCATTCACAAAATTCAAAACTCAAAAACGCCTTGGTCCTACGGCCACAGATGATCTCGATCTAGCTGCCACCTTTTTCCGCCGCGAGCTAGAACATGGAGTTGACCGATGGGAAACTTGGTACCGCCTCGGACAGGTTTATGATGCGAAGCTCGAAGAAGACATCACTTGGTCTGCCGAAAAACTAAATCATCATCGTGCGGATTTGACTTTGTTAGAGAGAAGAGCTATCCATTCGTACTCGATGGCAATAACTCTTGCTATTAGAACGGCAGATTCGTCTACGGAAACAAAAAAGACCATATCAGATCTCTATACACAATTTGGCTTCCGGATCTATGCTTCTTCAAGGGAGCCTTTTTCAATGGCCGCATTTAGCCTGGATGATTTTACGAGACATTTTAGCAGTGATAAGAGCCAGCAAATGTATACAGGGAGGCCGTTTAGGGATATGAAGCTCTACTCCACTTGGTACTTTGCTAGTTATCTATTTCAAAAAGCCATGGTTGATCGACCAATGAACTGGATGTAAGTGAATTTACAGATAATATCGTGCAATTATTTGGGTGCTAACAGCTCATATAGAAACCATTACATGTTCAGCAAGTGCCTTTGGAAGATGTTTACCTCCCAAGATCCTCTGAAGGAACGCTACAAGCCAATCGAAGTGGAAGATATCCTTGATTCTTTGGATGCAGCTATCGAAGCATTGCCTAAGAAAAGAGATTCCAGATCTGACccaattctggaacctcATTTTAAGCTGGCGTCAATAATTCATAAACTGGTAAAGCGTGGAGATTTAGATGTTAGTACCCGCAACCAATCTTCTCATTGGAAGCTCAAGTATCTGACTATAGTTAGCCATGCAATGCAAGTGAGAGGCTTATTGCTACTCCTTGGGGGAGGAAACTTTCTCCAGTTGAAGATTTGGCTGGGTGGAAGCCATTCATATTGAACGTCCTGAAAAACCTCGGCACCGCTGACAAGTCAAACTGGCACCATCGCATTGTGGCAAGGGTAAGTATTCTTGCATCTTAGATTCTGTGCAGGGACTCATCTTTAATAGGCTGCCCATGTTATATACGACGACAGAAGGGATGTTGAGGCTGCCGCGGCAGCGAAACACGAGCTTTCCCAGCACATATTCACGAAAACAATGACACTCCAAGTGTGGAGGCCTGAAAATGAACGACCGGGAAGGCACTTCGTGTACACATCTCGTTACGTATATTTTTTTGTACACATCATGGACCAGCTCAACGATAGGACGGGCTTAGATCTTCTACTTCGTCGTGTACGGAGAAAACCCAACGACTACGTCAATTATACAAAGCTCTGGGAAGATATATGTCTTACCTATATAAAAGTATGTTGTCGGAATTTTGATACTGTTGCTATTATAATCCATGGTTTGACCAGCAGTTGCAGCTTTTCCGCCGGTTGGGCCATGTTCCCACAAGTCACGAAGAGGCGATATTCAAACCCTTAGGCCATGAGGAATTTGTTGCGAATGCCACTCGTTTAGACTCTTGGACACATTCCGAAACGGCGGAGCCAGGACTAATAGATCTTGTCAGAGAAGCTGTCGAGTTGAAGAAGCTCAACGGGGGGCTGATAAAGCCCGGTATATTCGAAGACTTGGTTGGAGACGTTTATGCACTTATATACGAAAAGACAGTTCCCGGTATCTTGGAAAGGATTGCCAAAGAGGAGAACCGCGAACGAATGAAAGTCGATCATCTCCTATCAGCTGGCGACTCCGTCAACGATAATCACACGCCACCCCCAGGGCTTGATAAATCTTCAGATAAGCCCCCGGAAAAAGCACCAGGACCTAAAGCCAGAGCCAAAGGTGTTACAAGAAGAGAAGTACAGCGAAAAGCAGATGCTATCGCCACCAAAGCGGCCGCATCGCGCCCAAAACCCATACGTCCAGCCGATGAAGACTCGAAGCCTGTTGTTGTCGAGCAGGCTGCGACAGAAGGAACGGCCAACAAAGACGAGGCTCAAGAAGAAGTCTCAAAACCGGTTTCACAACAAACTCCAGAAGCCGCAGAAGCGACGGGGCCAGCCATTGTCCCTAGTAGCGCGCTTCCAAGTATTCACGATAGTGGAGAAGACGAAAGCGAATTAAGTGAACTCGACGATTCAAAAATGTCAGACCCTTCAAAACCAAGTCTGCCCATGTTTCCTAATTTGCTTGTTAAGCGATTAGCGTCTCCGAATCCCATGTCTGAGTTGTCTTCGAACATTAGCCACGACGGTAGAGAAACGGGTGGAGATGTGGATGTAGATGGGGGCCCTGACGACGAGGGTGACGGCGAGGGTGACAGCAACAGTGAAGGTGACGGTGGCGGTGAAGGTGAAGgcgagggagagggagagggtgATGCTGAAGGAGAGGCTGAAGAGGAGGGGGATGGAGAGGGAGATGATAATGATGGAGAATCAGCTCAAACCATTTCCGTACCGGACAATAAATCCGAGCCCGGAGTGGTAGATAAGAAGCCCGGACGCACTGATGATGCTCGAAAGTCCGATCACTCAGATGTGGATATGGAAGGAACTTGATAAACCATCATCTGAGACTTGATTATACGAGCCGGGACTCTGCGTTCCCTAAGACATTTGTGCACGTTATTCGGTGAAATAGAGGCAGTCTGGGAATTCGAATTATGGAGTTTATTTAAGGAGCTCGAGGTATACTGCCTGGTGTGAAACTTTGTGCCCCAGGTCTTATTCGAATCGTTTCCAAAGGGGTTTCTTCGGCCAAACACGTAACTAACTATATTGAAATGCGAATTTTAAAAGGCTTATTTATCATATCTTTAGCCCGTTGAAGATAATAACAATTAGAAATTGACCTAGAGCGTTAACAAAAGCAAGCCTGTATATACCTTCCAGGGATATCATGAAAAGCACCAGTCAACGCTTGAGAAACTCCAAAAACGCCGCCGTAATTAATATCAGGTAGCTAGTAGAACGGCAGGCCCTCATTTCTTGTTCGtgttcttattttctttctctttgaCTAAGGGGACTCGATGGCAAATTTTCGCCTAACCGAAGTCTCCCCAATTTCTTGGAAATTGTTAGTGAGCCGTTCTCTGTGTCACTgtctgctttaagaaagcTATAATCTAGTGAGTCAAAGCGACCAGGgatagtattcttctttgACGTAGTGGTGGTTTTCTTGGTGGGCGAACGGTTGAGTAATTCGCGCTCTAATGCAGCAATTCGAGTTCGGAGCATATCATTTTCCCGTTCGAGCTCGTCAACGCGCTCTTCAGTCGAGGGTTCAGGGTCTTCGTGGACTGATTCAATGTAGTCAGCTTCAGCCGTATTTAGTGTGAGCAAAAAAAGACCGTTCAAAGCCCAAAAACATACTTTCCACACCCCTTGAAAGAAGATCCAGCTTTCTATCGAGATGGCTTTCATGACGACGCGTCTGCTCATCCCAAGCTTGCTGCCATCTCCTTCTTTCGTCCTCAATGCGCTCTTCCATCTCCGCAAAACATTCCTCTCTAATTTCTTGATCAAGAAGTAAGCATTTCTCTTCTGCTGCCTTCCATCTGATCTCAGCTTCTTCCCGAGCCATCTCTTCTTCGGCCAATCTCATTTCTAGAGCTTCGTAGTCATCTGTCAATTTGGCAATTTCCAAGGCAGCACGCTCCAATTCCTCCGCTGAAGCTGATAGGAACGCTGATTTCCCACTATGAGCAGGCTTGGCTGGAATGGCTAGAATCGTGCTCGAAACCGACGGGATTCTGGGGACGGTAACCTCCCTAGCCAGAGCAGAGTAGCGTAGGATCTGTGAAGTCGCATTGAAATCGCCTAGTGGGTCTGCTGTGACTATCATGTTGGCCTTCTGAGGAATCCGGTGAGATGAATGTGCGGTTTGACCTGAAGAAGGGAAGGAATTCGAGAATAGCAACTCTGTAAGTTTGCACTGTCTGAAAGGAACAAGTGCCTAGTTGCCAACGATTAGTATATACATCAGTGAAGCCGTCTCGACGAATGTCAATCACCTTGCTACCAGACTGCAAGTTCGTCTGCATCTGCAAGCACTGGCCGAGATACATCAAACTTTCGTTAATTTTACCACCTTCTGCAAGAGTCGCACCGGCGGTCTTCGCATTCCTGGCGCGCTCAGAGCCTATTTTGCAAATTTAGTACAATCCACCATCAATTTGCGGTACGACATACCAGCAAGATCAACAATGGTCAGCGTATTCCCAACCCATGATTCATATCCCAACCTTTGATCTCGGATCTTCTTCTTGACTTCAACGCAAAAGAAGCCGTGACTTCTCGAACTAACACTGTTGCTTCCAGTCCCAGTGACTTTTCGCTCAGTTAACCCGGTCTCTAAAACCGTCAGTGCTTCTTCGCAAGTGCTACAGACGACCTTTCGTAGACCGACAACAACTTTTCTGTCCATTGAACCTTCGGTTGGTTTGAACATTAGCGGGCGACGGCTATCCTTTTGATTGTTGTTCGCTGAGCGGTTGGAGGATCCGTTACTTGGAGAAAGTAAGTCGAAAATTCGGTCGTTATATACTTCATACATCGACACCAATACGGCATATTCATCGTGTTCGGGTATAGATAGTACAAAGTCACTGACATCAGGAGTCTGCGGGAACGCGCTGGGTCTAGGAGCCATATGACGGCGAGGGAACGTTGCTGTAACCGGGGTTTCCTTAACGAGAGACTGAGATTTAGTTTCACTTCTTTTAATTCTATGAGTTCTCCAGAAGGGCAATTGGGAAGGGAGAGTGAGCTTCTTGGGTGCCGGCCATATAGGCACATGGCCGCCATCAGAATCTATTGAATTCAGAAGCCGAATTGTGGAAGCATAACAGCCTCTTTGGGTATCGGAATATCCAATAATCGGCCTGGGAACTGAAGAATAAAGCCCAAGGTTGGGACTCTGTTTCTTGGACGGGTTTGGGGGTAGGAACTGAGATGGACTGCATACCAATGGCGTCTGAGCTCTGGATGAAACATTGGGCGTTTGGGCTCTGGATCCGCGTCCGCGATCCGCACATGGATCTCCATAAACACTCTCAATAAACGATCTTGCGGAATAAAGTTGGGCTTCGGAAGGATCTGAAGCTGCTAAGGACTGCATGAGCATCGCATTATCCGAGCTCTGGATGGCGGGAGCAAGGGACTTAAAAAGGACATCGAGAGACATTTGGGTTATTCCACGCTGCGACTTCGAACCGAGAATCGTATGGGACTAGAGCAAATGGCAGTTTGTCAGTCTCTGTATACACTCTCTCTCGGTCGGCCAATGTGCAGCCCCAGACCTTCCCGCTCCCACTGACTCCCAGCGTCGCAACTAGCCCGTCTCGACCTTCGACTAGAACTCCTTTTATTAATGGAACCATTCCAGTCTCCTCAAATACTTCCAATTGAGACGCTCGCTCCTCAAAGACTTTCGTAAATGCGAACTTCTCAACAGCCCGTTTTCTCGAATCATTCGGGGGCTGGACCGTGATATATTTTGACCATAATCTTGCTCCGTCAGTGTCATCGCTGCTACCGGCTTCCTCTGGTGGTTCAACTATTAAGTAGTCGGATTTTTGACTCTGTAAGTCAGCATTCTGACCGATCGGTGGGCGCAAACGAAGGTAGACCTGGAAGAGCGACGTTTGTCCCTGGAAGGGACTCTGCGAGGATTCCATGCCAGTGAAAAGCAGTTCTGTTG includes:
- a CDS encoding uncharacterized protein (EggNog:ENOG410PGNR~COG:Z~BUSCO:2098at33183), translated to MESSQSPFQGQTSLFQVYLRLRPPIGQNADLQSQKSDYLIVEPPEEAGSSDDTDGARLWSKYITVQPPNDSRKRAVEKFAFTKVFEERASQLEVFEETGMVPLIKGVLVEGRDGLVATLGVSGSGKSHTILGSKSQRGITQMSLDVLFKSLAPAIQSSDNAMLMQSLAASDPSEAQLYSARSFIESVYGDPCADRGRGSRAQTPNVSSRAQTPLVCSPSQFLPPNPSKKQSPNLGLYSSVPRPIIGYSDTQRGCYASTIRLLNSIDSDGGHVPIWPAPKKLTLPSQLPFWRTHRIKRSETKSQSLVKETPVTATFPRRHMAPRPSAFPQTPDVSDFVLSIPEHDEYAVLVSMYEVYNDRIFDLLSPSNGSSNRSANNNQKDSRRPLMFKPTEGSMDRKVVVGLRKVVCSTCEEALTVLETGLTERKVTGTGSNSVSSRSHGFFCVEVKKKIRDQRLGYESWVGNTLTIVDLAGSERARNAKTAGATLAEGGKINESLMYLGQCLQMQTNLQSGSKALVPFRQCKLTELLFSNSFPSSGQTAHSSHRIPQKANMIVTADPLGDFNATSQILRYSALAREVTVPRIPSVSSTILAIPAKPAHSGKSAFLSASAEELERAALEIAKLTDDYEALEMRLAEEEMAREEAEIRWKAAEEKCLLLDQEIREECFAEMEERIEDERRRWQQAWDEQTRRHESHLDRKLDLLSRGVETDYIESVHEDPEPSTEERVDELERENDMLRTRIAALERELLNRSPTKKTTTTSKKNTIPGRFDSLDYSFLKADSDTENGSLTISKKLGRLRLGENLPSSPLSQRERK
- the HIR3 gene encoding Histone transcription regulator 3 (EggNog:ENOG410PHS4~COG:K~BUSCO:175at33183); the encoded protein is MSTFVALNVEPAEDIEDVDDTKEIQIEEALKLYQNALKLHSQGPEYYDQAQEAYNALFESEIFKYPEATSEYKRDQILGLDDDDFYFPDEIAEGDSAPDAINTTSSALPQTIFLSYKNHAQFLLDYLKVLLDKREKQDDIHVSNQIKEALEHFAEALERDETDMELWRKSSRVGSALKSHRIARFCLESVLEGDGYGVEDRLGQPGLEQVFAARDLHEILRTLQDKFSSAQLPLRQPRKGISRLLAKQADLYPFLPRHSKETRSCSAPHQSDGNKTRHRLATSASNTWTDVGSAILRALAEESQTDDSIWSPVTLRIQLPRNSCFVELPIIQQNKIGDFTEVRLDDDDDIELPDRESGEPVTTAEKPSSKSPKRESDLDDEQSTEKNTDENAKDSKDKAEQANEKSAEQDGDGSLTPPAADANVKVHGPQSRKRSSTSVGNEEPTDGGRAKSRRIRARESIAEAQAHQDEIVFDQTKYFEDRLEHFAHADQWMFSTSGALLSKLGVEELGTIDEMRHAIDQTDGHTSPRGSFHEPSLESVSMRDLREAIENWSGAQNLKDDIFTSHDGLAGVKQSGLNIFLERSRQVQPALSQKESSFDDEGLSQFVESVNSENFHPQKVAFKWLECHFTSDLSSSLNTTTSSNLQPSSAYATQRWSDRKKSLIKDLIVRNDEFTYKHFLSSACDFTQTSPAGNGPSAEMAQSLYELHLDIFASMCSPNSDSDESYKALQRDRLRRWESLARRLINHRVEIGDKSDFQTGNILRHLWATIMSFNLTAGADREYVLACLNDLKSVLTSFGEPVLTLVNNATMPELSISAVEQEIARISSMEFFMKVFGPGKEDPVSLIENIEPILDPSAIEHHPSELAEDQVTNLLHVPAEIQRAQDLAFFLDRGDVTLKLFLWRRLQKAYESIQYPTKVISCSLRSIEIIVGELVAPTYLELPSNQRQETLLRWLNRADYLMLNVIGKILDDPKSSFECIDMSHLQSSMSAIARLSRLLHSFVLYEDSVRIGQTSPPEIRPAAAAKAYDHYKEKLRSMLVRSWTLQYTLIKEGIAQNKELFDMPSDDCINYLRSVHNALGIRSYCRYANKVLLKVMKQELLTLDAEDSYESDVAQVLFDYYGLKFSPELDISLDHGCPVEKLDRSTALMMVDFAMLQAKRMNIKDFLRSDLKSTIDTIQMSIGWSGRIYPAITQNKRIISAFLKSPINPAILYRAVQGVSDVSVIPVHTESFRLAENGWYFLLGLAAFTKFKTQKRLGPTATDDLDLAATFFRRELEHGVDRWETWYRLGQVYDAKLEEDITWSAEKLNHHRADLTLLERRAIHSYSMAITLAIRTADSSTETKKTISDLYTQFGFRIYASSREPFSMAAFSLDDFTRHFSSDKSQQMYTGRPFRDMKLYSTWYFASYLFQKAMVDRPMNWINHYMFSKCLWKMFTSQDPLKERYKPIEVEDILDSLDAAIEALPKKRDSRSDPILEPHFKLASIIHKLVKRGDLDPCNASERLIATPWGRKLSPVEDLAGWKPFILNVLKNLGTADKSNWHHRIVARAAHVIYDDRRDVEAAAAAKHELSQHIFTKTMTLQVWRPENERPGRHFVYTSRYVYFFVHIMDQLNDRTGLDLLLRRVRRKPNDYVNYTKLWEDICLTYIKLFRRLGHVPTSHEEAIFKPLGHEEFVANATRLDSWTHSETAEPGLIDLVREAVELKKLNGGLIKPGIFEDLVGDVYALIYEKTVPGILERIAKEENRERMKVDHLLSAGDSVNDNHTPPPGLDKSSDKPPEKAPGPKARAKGVTRREVQRKADAIATKAAASRPKPIRPADEDSKPVVVEQAATEGTANKDEAQEEVSKPVSQQTPEAAEATGPAIVPSSALPSIHDSGEDESELSELDDSKMSDPSKPSLPMFPNLLVKRLASPNPMSELSSNISHDGRETGGDVDVDGGPDDEGDGEGDSNSEGDGGGEGEGEGEGEGDAEGEAEEEGDGEGDDNDGESAQTISVPDNKSEPGVVDKKPGRTDDARKSDHSDVDMEGT